One genomic region from Chloroflexota bacterium encodes:
- the dprA gene encoding DNA-processing protein DprA, which yields MDSNQTQYLIGFSHIPGIGRVKLSILQSYFGDLEKAWHASLGELELAGLDAKATETFLAMRGSMSLDAEMEKLEHYKVKALTTDDPGYPPRLKEIYDYPPLLYTRGTITPGDECAIAVVGTRRPSVYGRQVAEEITAELAARRITIVSGLAAGIDSIAHRTALQAGGRTIAVAGCGLDMVYPSNHVALARQIMEHGALVSEFPLGTKPKAEHFPQRNRIISGMSLGVLVVEAGDKSGALLTTNRAVEQNREVFAVPGSIFSPLSKGTNRLIQEGAKLVRHCADILEELNLNTIPHQLEMKETATATDTEAQVLIHLSKEATHADDLCRSSGLPVATVTATLAMLELKGLVKQLGGMNYVLA from the coding sequence CAGACACAATATTTGATAGGCTTCAGCCATATTCCAGGCATTGGCCGAGTAAAGCTCTCCATCCTTCAAAGCTACTTCGGTGATCTGGAAAAGGCCTGGCATGCCTCACTAGGTGAGCTGGAATTGGCAGGGCTGGATGCCAAAGCAACAGAGACGTTCCTGGCCATGCGCGGTAGTATGTCGCTTGACGCCGAAATGGAGAAACTGGAACATTACAAAGTAAAGGCACTGACTACGGATGATCCTGGATATCCCCCACGACTGAAGGAAATATATGACTACCCGCCGCTGCTTTACACAAGAGGAACCATTACACCCGGGGATGAGTGTGCCATAGCGGTGGTCGGTACTCGGCGTCCCTCAGTGTATGGGCGACAGGTTGCCGAAGAAATCACAGCAGAATTGGCTGCCCGTAGAATCACTATCGTCAGCGGCCTGGCAGCCGGCATTGATTCCATAGCCCATCGCACCGCCTTACAGGCCGGCGGGCGGACTATCGCCGTGGCAGGCTGTGGGCTTGATATGGTCTATCCCAGTAACCATGTGGCCCTGGCCCGCCAAATTATGGAGCATGGTGCCCTGGTGAGCGAATTCCCATTGGGCACCAAGCCAAAAGCAGAGCATTTCCCACAGCGTAACCGCATTATCAGTGGCATGAGCCTGGGAGTGCTCGTAGTGGAAGCTGGCGACAAGAGCGGGGCGCTGCTCACCACAAACCGTGCGGTGGAGCAGAACCGTGAGGTTTTCGCTGTCCCAGGAAGTATTTTCTCTCCGCTTAGTAAGGGCACCAACCGTCTCATCCAAGAGGGCGCAAAGCTGGTTCGCCACTGCGCAGATATCTTGGAGGAATTGAATTTGAACACAATACCCCATCAGTTGGAGATGAAAGAGACAGCAACTGCCACTGACACCGAAGCTCAAGTGCTCATCCACCTCTCCAAAGAAGCCACTCATGCTGATGATCTTTGTCGCTCCAGTGGTCTTCCTGTGGCTACCGTGACCGCTACTCTGGCAATGCTGGAACTGAAAGGATTGGTAAAACAATTGGGCGGTATGAACTACGTACTCGCCTGA